In one window of Henckelia pumila isolate YLH828 chromosome 1, ASM3356847v2, whole genome shotgun sequence DNA:
- the LOC140875255 gene encoding serine/threonine-protein kinase PBL27-like, with product MGCLPCFGSSKKEGIENNSGVKEVAKKESFKDCSAAQSNNHGNRLSSDKSKSRGSNDSKREASIPKEATANIAAQTFTFRELAAATKNFRPECLLGEGGFGRVYKGRLESTGQAVAVKQLDRNGLQGNREFLVEVLMLSLLHHPNLVNLIGYCADGDQRLLVYEYMPLGSLEDHLHDLHPDKEPLDWNTRMKIAAGAAKGLEYLHDKANPPVIYRDLKSSNILLDNGYFPKLSDFGLAKLGPVGDKTHVSTRVMGTYGYCAPEYAMTGQLTLKSDVYSFGVVFLEIITGRKAIDNTKGAGEHNLVAWARPLFKDRRKFPKMADPLLQGRYPIRGLYQALAVAAMCLQEQAATRPLIGDVVTALTYLASQTYDPNAPVSQSNRVGPSTPRHRDERRHTSDGTDSLYDPSHQGSPSTHKNSPDYRRRDPVRAGADLRRIETGSGSGRKLGLDDLDRPGSQKDSPVSGGRARETPRNRDLDRERAVAEAKVWGENWRERKRSNAMDSFDGTNE from the exons ATGGGGTGTCTTCCGTGCTTTGGATCATCAAAAAAAGAAGGAATTGAGAATAACAGCGGAGTTAAAGAAGTAGCAAAGAAGGAGTCTTTTAAAGATTGTTCAGCAGCTCAGTCTAACAACCATGGGAATAGATTGAGTTCAG ATAAATCGAAATCGCGAGGCAGCAATGATTCTAAAAGGGAAGCCTCAATTCCCAAAGAAGCAACAGCTAATATTGCGGCACAAACATTTACCTTTCGCGAGCTTGCAGCAGCTACGAAGAACTTTAGACCAGAGTGTTTGCTTGGTGAAGGTGGCTTTGGACGTGTTTACAAAGGACGCCTGGAAAGCACGGGACAG GCGGTTGCAGTTAAACAGCTTGATCGGAATGGCCTTCAAGGAAATAGAGAATTTTTAGTGGAGGTTCTCATGCTTAGCCTTTTACATCATCCAAATCTTGTCAACCTGATTGGATATTGTGCTGATGGAGACCAACGTCTACTTGTCTACGAGTACATGCCATTGGGATCTCTAGAAGACCATTTACACG ATCTTCATCCAGATAAAGAACCTTTAGACTGGAATACGAGAATGAAGATTGCTGCTGGTGCGGCCAAAGGGTTGGAATATTTGCATGACAAAGCCAATCCACCAGTCATATACAGAGACTTAAAATCATCAAACATCCTTCTTGACAACGGATATTTCCCCAAATTATCGGACTTTGGACTTGCAAAACTGGGCCCCGTTGGGGATAAAACTCACGTTTCAACAAGAGTGATGGGGACATATGGTTATTGTGCTCCCGAATATGCCATGACCGGCCAACTTACATTGAAATCTGATGTTTATAGTTTTGGAGTCGTTTTTCTTGAGATAATCACAGGCCGAAAGGCTATTGACAACACTAAGGGCGCAGGGGAGCATAATCTTGTTGCATGG GCAAGGCCACTTTTCAAAGATCGAAGGAAGTTTCCAAAGATGGCCGATCCTCTGTTGCAAGGTCGATATCCAATTCGTGGACTTTATCAAGCACTGGCAGTTGCAGCTATGTGCTTGCAAGAGCAAGCTGCCACAAGACCTCTAATTGGCGACGTTGTGACTGCTTTAACATATTTAGCATCCCAAACCTATGACCCTAATGCACCTGTCTCACAGAGTAACAGAGTTGGTCCGTCTACTCCACGGCACCGGGATGAGCGTAGGCACACATCTGATGGTACCGACAGCTTATACGATCCGAGCCACCAGGGTTCGCCCTCCACTCATAAAAATTCGCCTGACTATCGGAGGAGAGATCCTGTCAGGGCTGGTGCAGACTTACGAAGGATTGAAACTGGAAGTGGGTCCGGCAGGAAATTGGGTTTGGATGACTTGGACCGCCCCGGTTCTCAAAAAGACAGCCCTGTCAGTGGTGGCAGAGCAAGAGAAACGCCAAGAAACCGAGACTTGGACAGAGAACGTGCTGTTGCTGAGGCCAAAGTGTGGGGTGAGAACTGGAGGGAGAGAAAGCGAAGTAATGCCATGGATAGTTTCGATGGCACAAACGAATGA